One Megachile rotundata isolate GNS110a chromosome 5, iyMegRotu1, whole genome shotgun sequence genomic region harbors:
- the LOC100881091 gene encoding cilia- and flagella-associated protein 70 isoform X2 — protein MDGTLVSWQNLPLVTVTVYQDNVSFFESYDTMNFLNITIESIHNLPQTFTENMQYKAGTIQYIDDEVPENIIFENGAWTKYRDVERTKRWNTLQFLENRAQLSKYKLDCDFMGVRNPFKEWFNLTDKVCEDVPRIEWNSLNRSLIWTSGIEAMKNHIIKYRYWPFQILVTGRGVPSKSSTALYQCAIDVSELLFPGRKRCRVVGQLHTYSPTDLSEQAGLKEDIFVLEKRRRESKDKDKKSRTSKHTPSETETVHETTTELISEDAKPTVIVIEIELYKPLVICTIAEDFKKLSEMVTKPDKMPSYIYTSDLAEKQFMTCIQKLSEHITECYRDFCEENQRTEERTEEEKYCFNPNADEIECFTQYLYKTGEYLAIRNTLRSKVPLLLDQKFNMPANLVDSNEAQNFIASIYTYLAEQTRIALNKIVENRFTQQTSHLVNSKLIYFYAEEAYELGKLDIAREYYTTIIESNKANPDSWTKYAIFLKKIGDVERAKECCLEAISLDKHHAIALLMYALILFENNEYREAEVFLKAVTNFYPRFFECWGILHIFYIRTEYYPGIDLTLRIAEKCMTDKNREVVLDQEPLSWTMIHCPPDNIYLLVATFLLKLHFCEFAGIALAQTMLDCEASTDTLYYLAVEHYLSGRYEDTLSHLKQIECSFGVDFSVSSLMGHCYLKMGDEEKAVEYYDFACMLFDRPEMAHLVEIRLGYHHYNVDKFDSAKKMFLNACKASPTSHTWLGVGMCCYELEQFKEAEMALTEANLIDNSNPDTWGYLCLLNMTLERYDEFVQCYAEMIKNNLKNKKLWLRITNMMEALDYTPPDLVTGTNDFNDSQSKEEFEEQFEQ, from the exons ATGGATGGAACATTAGTTTCTTGGCAGAATCTTCCACTAGTGACCGTGACTGTTTATCAAGATAATGTTTCTTTCTTTGAGTCATACGATACCATGAATTTTCTAAACATCACCATTGAAAGTATACATAATCTTCCGCAAACTTTCACTGAAAATATGCAGTATAAAGCTGGTACCATACAATACATTGATGATGag GTTCCTGAGAACATCATTTTTGAGAATGGAGCATGGACAAAATATCGCGACGTCGAGAGAACAAAACGATGGAacactttacaatttttagagAACCGAGCTCAATTGTCAAAATATAAACtggattgcgattttatgggcGTGAGGAATCCATTTAAAGAATGGTTTAATCTGACG GATAAGGTGTGCGAGGATGTACCACGGATAGAATGGAATTCTTTAAACAGATCTCTCATATGGACATCAGGAATTGAAGCTATGAAAAATCATATTATAaa atataGATATTGGCCCTTCCAAATCTTGGTTACTGGAAGAGGTGTTCCATCAAAATCGTCAACAGCACTGTATCAATGCGCCATTGATGTGTCAGAACTTCTTTTCCCAGGAA gAAAACGTTGTCGAGTTGTAGGacaattacatacatatagtCCGACCGATTTATCTGAACAAGCAGGTTTGAAGGAAGATATCTTTGTTTTAGAGAAACGGCGCAGAGAGTCGAAAGACAAAGACAAAAAGAGCAGAACGTCAAAG CATACACCTTCAGAAACAGAAACGGTACACGAAACGACCACAGAATTAATTTCTGAGGATGCTAAACCAACTGTCATAGTGATAGAAATTGAACTTTACAAACCTCTGGTCATTTGCACTATCGCGGAAGATTTCAAAAA ACTCAGTGAAATGGTCACCAAACCAGACAAGATGCCGTCTTATATATACACCAGCGACTTAGCTGAAAAACAGTTCATGACTTGCATTCAAAAATTGAGCGAACACATCACCGAATGTTACCGA GATTTCTGTGAGGAAAACCAGCGAACTGAAGAAAGAacagaagaagaaaaatattgttttaatccTAATGcg GACGAAATAGAATGTTTCACTCAATATCTTTATAAAACTGGGGAATATTTGGCTATACGTAACACTTTAAGATCAAAAGTTCCTTTATTGTTggatcaaaaatttaatatgcctGCTAACTTGGTTGATTCCAACGAAGCCCAA AATTTCATTGCGTCAATATACACGTACTTGGCGGAACAAACGCGTATcgcattaaataaaattgtggaAAACCGATTTACGCAACAGACGAGTCATTTAGTAAATTCAAagctaatatatttttatgctgAAGAAGCTTATGAACTCGGAAAATTGGATATTGCTAGAGAATATTACACGACG ATAATAGAGTCGAATAAAGCTAATCCAGATTCATGGACAAAGTATGCAATATTTCTGAAAAAAATTGGCGACGTAGAGCGTGCAAAAGAATGCTGCTTAGAAGCAATTTCATTAGACAAACACCATGCTATCGC attgttaatgtatgcgctgattttattcgaaaataatgAATACAGAGAAGCAGAAGTTTTTCTGAAAGCCGTCACTAATTTTTATCCACGATTTTTTGAATGCTGGggtattttacacattttttatatacGAACAGAATATTATCCAG GAATAGATCTGACACTTCGGATAGCAGAAAAATGTATGACAGACAAGAACCGAGAAGTAGTTCTTGATCAAGAACCACTTTCATGGACCATGATTCACTGTCCTCCGGATAATATATACTTATTAGTGGCGacatttttactaaaattgCATTTCTGTGag TTTGCAGGGATCGCACTAGCACAGACAATGTTAGATTGCGAAGCATCGACTGATACCTTATATTACCTAGCAGTGGAGCATTATTTGTCTGGCAGATATGAAGACACATTATCCCATTTGAAACAGATAGAATGTTCTTTTGGAGTT gaTTTTTCAGTCAGTAGCTTAATGGGCCATTGTTATCTAAAAATGGGTGATGAAGAGAAAGCTGTAGAGTATTATGATTTCGCTTGTATGCTATTTGATAGACCTGAAATGGCACATTTAGTAGAAATTAG ACTTGGATACCATCATTATAATGTCGATAAATTTGATTCGGCAAAGAAGATGTTTCTGAATGCATGTAAAGCCTCACCAACCTCGCATACCTGGCTAGGAGTTGGTATGTGTTGCTATGag CTTGAACAGTTTAAAGAAGCTGAGATGGCTCTGACAGAAGCAAAtctaattgataatagtaatccAGACACATGGGGCTATTTGTGTTTATTAAATATGACGCTTGAAAGGTATGATGAGTTCGTCCAGtgttatgcagaaatgatcaaG aacaatcttaaaaataaaaaactgtgGCTGAGAATAACAAATATGATGGAGGCTTTGGATTATACACCACCAGATTTAGTGACAGGAACCAATGATTTCAACGACAGTCAAAGT
- the LOC100881091 gene encoding cilia- and flagella-associated protein 70 isoform X1 produces the protein MEARHSILRKKNIEITINTIQNVIKKEDISLSFIVEHDGNILGTSDPIIVASDCEDMVYKIEFTATLSVSLNTKQSLSTIVSTPVLREKGYTEKLILETPKFSMDGTLVSWQNLPLVTVTVYQDNVSFFESYDTMNFLNITIESIHNLPQTFTENMQYKAGTIQYIDDEVPENIIFENGAWTKYRDVERTKRWNTLQFLENRAQLSKYKLDCDFMGVRNPFKEWFNLTDKVCEDVPRIEWNSLNRSLIWTSGIEAMKNHIIKYRYWPFQILVTGRGVPSKSSTALYQCAIDVSELLFPGRKRCRVVGQLHTYSPTDLSEQAGLKEDIFVLEKRRRESKDKDKKSRTSKHTPSETETVHETTTELISEDAKPTVIVIEIELYKPLVICTIAEDFKKLSEMVTKPDKMPSYIYTSDLAEKQFMTCIQKLSEHITECYRDFCEENQRTEERTEEEKYCFNPNADEIECFTQYLYKTGEYLAIRNTLRSKVPLLLDQKFNMPANLVDSNEAQNFIASIYTYLAEQTRIALNKIVENRFTQQTSHLVNSKLIYFYAEEAYELGKLDIAREYYTTIIESNKANPDSWTKYAIFLKKIGDVERAKECCLEAISLDKHHAIALLMYALILFENNEYREAEVFLKAVTNFYPRFFECWGILHIFYIRTEYYPGIDLTLRIAEKCMTDKNREVVLDQEPLSWTMIHCPPDNIYLLVATFLLKLHFCEFAGIALAQTMLDCEASTDTLYYLAVEHYLSGRYEDTLSHLKQIECSFGVDFSVSSLMGHCYLKMGDEEKAVEYYDFACMLFDRPEMAHLVEIRLGYHHYNVDKFDSAKKMFLNACKASPTSHTWLGVGMCCYELEQFKEAEMALTEANLIDNSNPDTWGYLCLLNMTLERYDEFVQCYAEMIKNNLKNKKLWLRITNMMEALDYTPPDLVTGTNDFNDSQSKEEFEEQFEQ, from the exons ATGGAAGCACGACATAGTATATTACGAAAAAAGAATATTGAAATCACAATAAACACCATCCAGAATGTT ATTAAAAAGGAAGACATCTCTTTATCATTTATAGTGGAACATGATGGTAACATCTTAGGAACAAGTGACCCAATAATAGTTGCATCAGACTGTGAAGATATGGTTTACAAAATTGAGTTTACTGCTACTTTGTCAGTTTCTCTGAACACCAAACAAAGTCTTAGTACAATTGTATCGACACCAGTGCTAA GAGAAAAAGGTTATACAGAGAAGTTAATACTAGAAACCCCAAAATTTTCCATGGATGGAACATTAGTTTCTTGGCAGAATCTTCCACTAGTGACCGTGACTGTTTATCAAGATAATGTTTCTTTCTTTGAGTCATACGATACCATGAATTTTCTAAACATCACCATTGAAAGTATACATAATCTTCCGCAAACTTTCACTGAAAATATGCAGTATAAAGCTGGTACCATACAATACATTGATGATGag GTTCCTGAGAACATCATTTTTGAGAATGGAGCATGGACAAAATATCGCGACGTCGAGAGAACAAAACGATGGAacactttacaatttttagagAACCGAGCTCAATTGTCAAAATATAAACtggattgcgattttatgggcGTGAGGAATCCATTTAAAGAATGGTTTAATCTGACG GATAAGGTGTGCGAGGATGTACCACGGATAGAATGGAATTCTTTAAACAGATCTCTCATATGGACATCAGGAATTGAAGCTATGAAAAATCATATTATAaa atataGATATTGGCCCTTCCAAATCTTGGTTACTGGAAGAGGTGTTCCATCAAAATCGTCAACAGCACTGTATCAATGCGCCATTGATGTGTCAGAACTTCTTTTCCCAGGAA gAAAACGTTGTCGAGTTGTAGGacaattacatacatatagtCCGACCGATTTATCTGAACAAGCAGGTTTGAAGGAAGATATCTTTGTTTTAGAGAAACGGCGCAGAGAGTCGAAAGACAAAGACAAAAAGAGCAGAACGTCAAAG CATACACCTTCAGAAACAGAAACGGTACACGAAACGACCACAGAATTAATTTCTGAGGATGCTAAACCAACTGTCATAGTGATAGAAATTGAACTTTACAAACCTCTGGTCATTTGCACTATCGCGGAAGATTTCAAAAA ACTCAGTGAAATGGTCACCAAACCAGACAAGATGCCGTCTTATATATACACCAGCGACTTAGCTGAAAAACAGTTCATGACTTGCATTCAAAAATTGAGCGAACACATCACCGAATGTTACCGA GATTTCTGTGAGGAAAACCAGCGAACTGAAGAAAGAacagaagaagaaaaatattgttttaatccTAATGcg GACGAAATAGAATGTTTCACTCAATATCTTTATAAAACTGGGGAATATTTGGCTATACGTAACACTTTAAGATCAAAAGTTCCTTTATTGTTggatcaaaaatttaatatgcctGCTAACTTGGTTGATTCCAACGAAGCCCAA AATTTCATTGCGTCAATATACACGTACTTGGCGGAACAAACGCGTATcgcattaaataaaattgtggaAAACCGATTTACGCAACAGACGAGTCATTTAGTAAATTCAAagctaatatatttttatgctgAAGAAGCTTATGAACTCGGAAAATTGGATATTGCTAGAGAATATTACACGACG ATAATAGAGTCGAATAAAGCTAATCCAGATTCATGGACAAAGTATGCAATATTTCTGAAAAAAATTGGCGACGTAGAGCGTGCAAAAGAATGCTGCTTAGAAGCAATTTCATTAGACAAACACCATGCTATCGC attgttaatgtatgcgctgattttattcgaaaataatgAATACAGAGAAGCAGAAGTTTTTCTGAAAGCCGTCACTAATTTTTATCCACGATTTTTTGAATGCTGGggtattttacacattttttatatacGAACAGAATATTATCCAG GAATAGATCTGACACTTCGGATAGCAGAAAAATGTATGACAGACAAGAACCGAGAAGTAGTTCTTGATCAAGAACCACTTTCATGGACCATGATTCACTGTCCTCCGGATAATATATACTTATTAGTGGCGacatttttactaaaattgCATTTCTGTGag TTTGCAGGGATCGCACTAGCACAGACAATGTTAGATTGCGAAGCATCGACTGATACCTTATATTACCTAGCAGTGGAGCATTATTTGTCTGGCAGATATGAAGACACATTATCCCATTTGAAACAGATAGAATGTTCTTTTGGAGTT gaTTTTTCAGTCAGTAGCTTAATGGGCCATTGTTATCTAAAAATGGGTGATGAAGAGAAAGCTGTAGAGTATTATGATTTCGCTTGTATGCTATTTGATAGACCTGAAATGGCACATTTAGTAGAAATTAG ACTTGGATACCATCATTATAATGTCGATAAATTTGATTCGGCAAAGAAGATGTTTCTGAATGCATGTAAAGCCTCACCAACCTCGCATACCTGGCTAGGAGTTGGTATGTGTTGCTATGag CTTGAACAGTTTAAAGAAGCTGAGATGGCTCTGACAGAAGCAAAtctaattgataatagtaatccAGACACATGGGGCTATTTGTGTTTATTAAATATGACGCTTGAAAGGTATGATGAGTTCGTCCAGtgttatgcagaaatgatcaaG aacaatcttaaaaataaaaaactgtgGCTGAGAATAACAAATATGATGGAGGCTTTGGATTATACACCACCAGATTTAGTGACAGGAACCAATGATTTCAACGACAGTCAAAGT